The Pseudophryne corroboree isolate aPseCor3 chromosome 2, aPseCor3.hap2, whole genome shotgun sequence genome has a segment encoding these proteins:
- the LOC135033065 gene encoding putative nuclease HARBI1, whose product MYAPACVMSIYIAAEALPPQPTPALPPQPQAPQPQPAPHQPRQRRRARPPIFRTRVLLFGMPDDVVVRRYRLPPHLILDTLSIIESDLESEIRYPTAIPPLTQFLAVLHFLATASYQHVVGDLVGMSQGQFSKVLRRVCQAFLKRVKQFIDMPLDVGALDVVKRQFAEGGSRFPHVIGVVDGTHVAIQPPRHNEEIFRNRKLFHSLNVMVVCGPSLQILSLNAKFTGSSHDAYVIRQSGIWQRLRSSQRADMWLLGDRGYPCTPWLMTPYRNPRPGPQMAFNSALTATRQLVERTIGVLKGRFRVLHRTGGDIMYSPEMASKIVVLCAILHNITVRSSVELPQAEELPDEEPEVGPRFGGGSVTRRGSQVRARIVAEYFS is encoded by the exons atgtacgctcctgca tgtgtgatgtcaatatatattgcagcagaagccctacctccccaacccacgccagcactcccaccccaaccgcaagccccacaaccacagccggctcctcatcaaccaaggcaacggaggcgtgctaggccaccaattttccgaacccgtgtcctactttttgggatgccagatgatgtggtggtgcgtagataccggctgccaccacatctaatcctagacactctctccataatagagagtgatctggagtctgaaattcggtatcctacagcaataccaccattgacacaattccttgcagtgttacattttttggctacagcctcatatcagcatgttgtgggagacctggttggcatgtcgcagggccagttcagtaaggtcctgcggcgtgtctgccaggctttcctaaagcgggtgaagcagttcattgatatgcctttggatgttggtgccctagatgtggtgaagcggcaatttgcggaaggtggtagtcgcttcccacatgttattggggttgtggatggcacacatgttgctattcagccaccaagacataatgaagaaatttttagaaacaggaaactgtttcattctctgaatgtaatggttgtttgtgggccatccctccagatcctttccctgaatgcaaagtttactggaagttcccatgatgcatatgtcattagacaatcagggatatggcagagattaagatcaagtcaacgagcagacatgtggttattgg gagaccgtggatatccttgcaccccctggctcatgactccttaccgtaatcccaggccaggaccacagatggcatttaactccgcgcttactgccactaggcagctggtggagcgcacaattggtgtccttaaagggcggtttcgtgtgctccaccgcactggtggcgacatcatgtattcgccggagatggcaagtaaaatagtggtcctgtgcgcaatactacataatatcacggtaaggagtagtgtagagcttcctcaggcagaggaattgcctgatgaggagccagaggttggtccacgcttcggtggggggagtgtgacacggagggggagccaagtgagggcaagaattgttgcagaatatttcag ctga